Sequence from the Diorhabda carinulata isolate Delta chromosome 5, icDioCari1.1, whole genome shotgun sequence genome:
aatataaattatttgagtcAATTTGGCAACACAGCAGGTTATCGAACGGTATATTAAGTTTTACGCTTAGAATTGTTAAATAAACAACGTGGAGCATTCATAAGATGTCTTCCATTCGATTTTCGCTGTAGGTGTAGTAACAACTTTATAACAATCGAaagtaaaacttttttcattgtagTAACATGAGTATCGATAGTAATTGTTGccttattttctattctatagTAGTGACTATAGTCGCCGGTCTTTATGTACTTTTGGACGTCAATTACTTTCTCAGAATTTTGTTTACACTAGGATGGAGTGCGCTGTTCGAAAAGAGAAAGAAACTCAGTGATGGGACCCAAATATACGGtgagttgtttgttttttcatattatatgatttttttttagcTTTAATCTAATCGAAATTTAGAAAAGTTGAACGTATTTGTTTATACAACGTTTATTCaaactatttcaataaaattatagttgatatttcatattatagCGGTTTAAAAATAGTCCTTGAACTCTTAAAGGTAATAGAAGTGATTTTCAGCTCAAACCTACCGACCAGTTTGAAGCATAAATCAATCACATTattaacttcttctttttctttcataaGGCCTTTTCCTGAGTTGTTCCCGAGTCACTGAGCTCCGGTTATCATACCATTTTTTGGTGACCTGTCTAGTGtattagatttttgtttaattgactCTTCTTAATTGAAATACTCATATTTATATACCGGTGTCATCATCTTATCTACGtcatattattaattatctGCTTTTAGCACTCCACCAACACTTTCAACCATCGATCTCCAAcctgagtgaaaatttttgacatttgacatagTGTAGAGCTACTGCTGTCTTTCTGTTATATCCTGGTTATAATCTATGTTTTTTTAAACACTTCTGTTATAGTTTTAATCCTTAGTACACGAGGGTTGTACCAAAAGTTAAGCTACCAATGAGCTATAACTTCGAGAGAAGGTGTCGTGTGCAGTGGTTTCTCATTCTCGAGCCTTTACGAGCTAGAGCAGTTAGTTAGTTTTGTTTTATCACAGAATATTGTGATTTTCATCATTATCACTTTGGTTCCTTTGTTTTACTTTCTGCTATTCAGTTGTcacttttaaaagaaatgtgGGATCTTCTCATTACATACGTTTCTACCATTTTGACATCTACGTAGTgcgattcttcttctttttggcCTTATACAGTACACAGAGTGACAGTGACAGACTACTCAgtcaaattgttttaaaaaatgtctcaaattgagttaTAGAgctgttataatatttttgattgagGAGGATTGACATTAACACAAGTAGAAAACAGAATAAAGTCTATGGTGGATTCTATCAACATTTTCGACAATTGATAGTTGTTTCGTTGGGGGCGAGGATTACTAGAAGttgactactccagaaaacattcaaaacagaagaaattGCAGCACAGACCTTCGAAAACAAGTCTTCTAAGGATCCTACATCAGTATTTAGATATGACAAAGGTTAtaaaaagcaccaaaaaagtgatgactacaatattttgattgaaacaaATAGAACCTTGATCGCGGTATAATACTGTGACTTACTAAGACAGTTGTCTCAGAAAGTCATCATAAAAAATGCTGAGGTCTGAGTTTGATTGTTTGGTTCCTGACAATGCTCCAGTCTACGTTGCTTCGCTTTCCAAGACTTCTATACACGAATGAGGCTTCACAGAGTTTGAACACCCACTATATAATCCAGATCTAGCCCTGTcggactattttttgtttgtaaaactGAAGACCGAATTAAGAGGTGAGAGATTTAACAGCGACGATGAAATTCAACAGGCGGGGTACGAATTGGAACtgttttcatgtttgttttgtgttttgaaactaggaatttttcaaaatttttattcagaacACACTGAAGCTCGCTGTTTATCCGgagattttcattttctaaaggatgactaatcaaaatattactcGCATTGAAActactttctttttatttttcttttacgtACTTCGGAAAACAATGAACatacttaacctaacctaaccattgtttctaaattatattgACCTTTTATTTCCATCATTGAATTGCTATTCCATCATTGTATGCTAATTTTCATTAATGtctatataaatattagttttcctttaaaatttttttgttcacacAATAAAATCTGCGACCATTTTATATGATAAACATGAATGTAATTTCATCAACGAGGGGTTGTTTATTATCACCCCTTTCCTAATTTGGATGCGTTACAACTCGTaacggggatatttcaggtaaacggaAAGGTAGTCCGAGAATATAATACAACTCGTGATGGATTCATTAAGATAGTGAACTCTGAGATCGAGTTTTGAGGTAGCTCTAATTCATCTTTTTACCTCATCCAGGACTGTATGCTGGCCATTCCATAACCCTAAAACTAATCTCTACGATGTAATCTAAAAATGTATATTCTGGTCTCATTTGAAAACAGAAAAGATCCCAATTGATCCAACGTTCAATTCAGATGAACCGTAGACGTTTTTGCCAATGAGCTAGAGTATGTTTTGGACCAATTGCAGGTGTTTTAGGCATCAGATTATTTTCCTGCAGTCTTCGTTATACTGTTCGGGTTTCAAAcagcaaatttatttttttgatccggttaataattgagaaaaaaatatagttaaagtcAAATGTTTACTGTGAACCGATTTCTATTCATGCCAGTCCTCAATTAAAATCCCGAGTTGTCGTTGATGTTTTTTacagaattttttgaataatatgtCATTTTGGACATCGAAAACGTACAGGGTGGTCTCGAAAAACTACAACTAACAGCTCGGGAGCTTGCGTTCGATTATTTCTACAGTGAAAATAAGATTTAGAGAAGGTTGTCTTTTTGGAAGGATACTAGTGAAAATTAAGAGACTGTAGTCGATTGAATAACCTAAAATATGAACACTTGAAGTGTCAgggagagttttatggagtatTAAGTCGAATAttgaggtttttgggtctaaaaCAAGAGTGTTTTCGCAGTTCAAAGAAAGGACAAATGTTAGATCCATGTAGATAGGAATGTGGAAGCTCGGCGATGATTCAGAGGAAAGGCAACTTGAGATCTGGTAAATATCgaagggattttgaagaaacaaggctatacaaaaatatgaaattcatctTCAACCTTTACAACAATGATACAAATGATAGAAACTATTAGACAATCTCTTACATCTCTGGAATATCCTTAAAAACGAAAGATGTTATTATATAgaccaaattttttattattattattagtattaatataaatattttctaggtATATGTACGTCTCAAGACATGGATATTTTCTTTAAGCACATGAACAATGCAAGGTATGTTCGAGAACTTGATTTCGCTAGATTCCACTTTTATTACATAACAGGAATGTACGcggaaataaagaaaaataaaggaCACGCTTTACAGACTGCATCGAATATAAGATATAGGAGAACTATACCTTGGTTCAATACATATAAAGTTACAACAAAGGTAAATAATATATagtgtatattaaaatttcattttaatgatttatcCAAGGACGAATCATGTAATGGTTATTTAAACGATGTTATTTATGTCAAAGtaaacatgaaatatttgttCTATTGGAATTTGAACTGGtcgttaaaaattttgtatagttaTCATCAATTAAATGACGTTTTATAACGCAGTTGTATGcagaatatgattttttaaatggacATGCTAGTTGCAGATTTTCTAGTCTTCGaaaatgcaattaaaaaattaatttaaaacgaAAAAGTTTCATGACTATTTTCATCAGCAATTGAgatgaatttttcttaaattgggcatcaaaaaacgtcaaaaactcAGTTAATAATTGACCCGTTGCTTAGAAGAAGTTAGTAAGCATAAATCCAACAATCTCCAAAGTATAATGAGGATCAAAACATTCGTAAAATACACTAAATTTGTTACCAGCAATTTTAGAAAGTATATAGTGTGTCTCATACAAAACGAAAGCTTTAATATTACATGAAATTAACTTCCATTAATTTCAAAGTTTCGGTACAGTTCCATAGTAGCTTTCactcaattttataaaactCCAGTATCTGCTATCTGATAAATATCATTATGATGAGTTGCATCTAAGGCTAGCGCATGTTTCCCCAATAGAAAATGGAAGGTTTTGAGCCCATTCCGAGCTTGGTTTCTGTACCAAATATTCCTGCCTCTACTTGACAGTGTAGAATACTAATTTGCCTCGTGTAAAAATCAAGTCACTGGGCTTCAAGTCCTGTGCTTTGTACGCCtcaattttccaatttaatgTCTATAGAAGTCTGTAAAAAGGTTAAGTCTATAATGCCTTGCGCTTCCACTGCGCTTTTATCGCAAGACAGACGTCCCTTCGCAACTTATCTAGGGATGTTTCCCCAATTTTACCTACCAAAAGAAAGCTGTATAACTTATGATAGGTTGTATGTTAAAATAGTACATTCAGTTCATTATTTTGAGTTTCAAAAGCAGTTGTGTAAAGCACTTTTTGCCTATTGCTTGAAGATGTTGTCTCCATGTTAGTCTCTGATCGAAATAATTGATATCTGTCTTGAAGGCTTGTTCGATTCCGTTTATTCTGAAGGTTGTAATAATCCAAGGTTCGATGGCTCGAAACCTCGTGAATGATCGATGGAATTTCTTGGATAAAGGCaccttcatttttttgggaCTTCTTTCTGCTTTGAACTAGTTCTAACTTCTTTCCAATACTCAGAGATGTAACTCGATATGAAGACTTTAAAAAGATTTAACCAATGCAGTGCCTATTTTCTTTGCTGCaaacttttgtttaaaacaaatgCTTTATCAtctaaaaaagaataaattgtcGTATATCGATGTTATTATTTGTAGATTGTATATTGGGACGAGAAAACGATGTACATCGAACAACAATTCGTTACACTACATGATGGTTTTATAAGAGCGGTGGTTTTAAGTAAGCAAACCACAATTGGTCTTAACGTACCTGAGATGATGGCTAAATTAACAGGTTGCGATGTTTCATATAGACCTCAAATGCCCGAAGAACTCCAAGATTGGTTATCTTCTATGGAGAAGAGCAGTAACAGATTGAGGAAAAAAGATTAATTATACAtatatcttgttttttttttgttatatggaAGGGTGTTGTTTAGAAGTTAATAAATATTAGTAAGCGActgagttttatttatatttttcccgATACAAAGCAGTAGTTAATAACGACAGACCCAAATTCCAGATTTCCCAACGTtttgattcaattaaaaatactcAGGATCGCAACTGTAAGGATTCTACGTCGTTTCGctacaaaattttctttaattagtCTTCTAAGGACTTTATATATTCACCCTAACGTTTcctgaattttttcataactccTTCTCATTGTGTACCTTCAAATATCCTATTACAGTTTTAGGGGTATACCTCTCGCATGATTTAAGTCATATCTTATCAAAAGAAGTCAGCTtataagggttgatacaacgatgtcttcgtGCGAGccaataaaatgtgaaatatctCAAGACTGTTTATCAATGACACTTCCTATTCAGACATCAATACACcaatactagtttctcttgatGTCGCGGCACTTTATAGGACAATATCTTGTCACCTATTCACCTACTCCCTCTAAAATTTATACAGAAGAAATAGCAAAATTCTTACCttgctttttttttgtaaaaccacatcaaatcaatcaaattatatcCACAGTTTTCATGCCATGACAATTTTTGTGATTAATCCGGAGGAATCCATTATTTTGGTTGCTGTTTGATCTCTGGTGTATAGCAGAAGCTTTACTCTTCTTCTTAAAAGTATTTAGACTCATAGTATCTAGTATTTAACGAAGTTACCAACTCAGATATTTTCTCTAACCTTCGTACGACTTTAAGTTAATTGTCACATTACGAATTCTGTTCAAAGTACATCGATTTAGTGGCAAATAGAAACTGAGGTTACTGAAGTTCAAAAAGGTCCTGGCACTGTGATTAATTGA
This genomic interval carries:
- the LOC130894453 gene encoding protein THEM6-like encodes the protein MSSIRFSLNMSIDSNCCLIFYSIVVTIVAGLYVLLDVNYFLRILFTLGWSALFEKRKKLSDGTQIYGICTSQDMDIFFKHMNNARYVRELDFARFHFYYITGMYAEIKKNKGHALQTASNIRYRRTIPWFNTYKVTTKIVYWDEKTMYIEQQFVTLHDGFIRAVVLSKQTTIGLNVPEMMAKLTGCDVSYRPQMPEELQDWLSSMEKSSNRLRKKD